A stretch of DNA from Flexistipes sp.:
TAAAACGGGATGCATATTACTGACGGTATTATAAGGTGTCAACGTTAAATTTTTATCCGAATAAACACTGGATGTGGAAATAGTTACAGGGGGTTTCACCAGCAAGACGTAAAAGGATGGAAGCACTGCTGTTTTATCCACTATTTCGCCTCTGCCTCTGACAAAAGCCGGCTGATTGTACAGGAAAAAAACGGTATCCGAACCCACCTTTGACATAATGTCAACCTTATCATCAAAACTCATTTTAAGACTGAAAATCTCATTAAGTATTTGCAAAAAAGCAGCTGCATTGCTGCTCCCCCCCCCCAGACCTGCTCCTGAAGGAATGTTTTTGTATAAACAGACATCAACCTGATGTTTGAGATTATATTCTTTTTGTACCAGAGCGAACGTCTTTGAAATTATGTTGTTTTCATCAACCGGAATAGTTTTATCATTACAGGTTATCCGAAACTGCCTGCTTTTTTGGACTTTAAGCAGGTCGAAAAGATTAACAGGGCTCATCAACGATTCAATATTGTGAAAACCGTCCTGTCTTTTGTTCAGAATTTTCAAAAACAGATTGACTTTAGCATAAGCTCTTATCAGCATTGGACCACCGGATGTTTATATTATTAAAAAATGTCCTGATTAATTGTACAGTTGCATTTTAAACATTTGCTCTGCTCCGTTATACTCCAGCATCTTAAGCTTATCCTCATCATATTTATATTCCACGGCTTCTGTGCCGCGCCTAATCCGGACAATATCAAAATCAGCATCGGCATAAATCACCGTATCGTTTTTGGAAAAAACATAATGGTTTGCAAATATATCAAAACGAAAATCCTCATCAGGCATCAGCAGCGGCACATAAAGCAATTTCACCAAATGTGCAACCTTTTCTTCACTGAAAAAACTGTCGTAACGGCTGCTTATATCTTCCCCTTCTTTAATTATCTCCAGAGTATTTCCATCATATATCGCCTCCAGATATACCTGCCCGAACATCCCCAAAACATTCATTTTTAATTTTCCTTCACATGTTTTGACAATAGTGCCTTTGAATTTTACTTTGCTGAATCGGTCTTCGTAACTGAATACACCCTTGGACTTCAGTCTGCAGAACTCAGGAGTGAGTTTTCTTACATTGCTGACTGCTTCTTCTTTGGAAATTTTTTGCGTTTTATCCAGTTGGGGTGTCTTAACGGCGCAATTTACCGTGAAAAATAAAACAACAATTGCACTAATCACCCTTAATATATTCATCAACACCCTTGTTTATCCCCATGGCATCCAGAATAGACCTCATGTGCTCCCTTAATTCTTTTTCCTCAGGCGCCAGGTTTAAAGCCTTTTTTTGATATTCTTTGGCCAGCTCATATCGTTTTTGTTTATAAAGTATCCAGGCTTTTGTATCCAGATAAGCCGGATTATTTCCGTCAATTTCCAGAGCTCTGTTGACAAGTTCCAGGGCTTTTGTCAGTTTCATATCATTTTCAGCATACAGATATGCGAGAAAATTTAACGCTGAATCATTGTTATTATTTATCTTCAAAACCTTCTTTA
This window harbors:
- the ispE gene encoding 4-(cytidine 5'-diphospho)-2-C-methyl-D-erythritol kinase, which encodes MLIRAYAKVNLFLKILNKRQDGFHNIESLMSPVNLFDLLKVQKSRQFRITCNDKTIPVDENNIISKTFALVQKEYNLKHQVDVCLYKNIPSGAGLGGGSSNAAAFLQILNEIFSLKMSFDDKVDIMSKVGSDTVFFLYNQPAFVRGRGEIVDKTAVLPSFYVLLVKPPVTISTSSVYSDKNLTLTPYNTVSNMHPVLNYTDVLDSVDNGLQNVVFKRYPETYLIKEKMLALDADAALLSGSGATVFGIYSSKKYLNKAYDYFKIFNKSYFVYKTENINNVI